DNA from Gephyromycinifex aptenodytis:
GGAAGATCCGCCGCCCGGTGATGACGGGGACGACCCCGACGGCGACGACCCTGGCGAGGGCGACAGCGACGTCGATGATGGCGGGGACACCGGCGACGACGCCCCAGAACGGCCGGAATCGGCTGAAGACGGCAACGAGGCGCCCCAGCAAAGCCCGCCGCCTCCGCCGAGCTCGCAGGCCGAACCGGCACCGGAGTCGCCACCGCAGACAGAGCAGCCGCCACTGGGCGCCCCGGCGCCTGCCACCACCGCGACCGCTGCCGGATCTCCTTTCAAAACGCGGTTGTTCTCGTTGCCGCACGCCGGCTCCGGGGTCGCGGGGCGTCGTTCCTCGGCCGACGTCACGACAGGGCGCCATGTGCGCGCTGTGCGACCAGAGGACCCGCGCGGGCGGGCGTTGGCCCTCACCTCCACGGTGATCGCCGCCGCCTCCAGGTTGGGACAGGACCAGAATGAGGGAATCGAGGTCATCCCCGGTGACCTACGCCGGAGCGTGCGACGGGGCAAAGAAGGCAACCTCGTGGTGTTCGCAGTGGACACCTCCGGCTCGATGGGCGCGGCCGCGCGGATTCGGGAAGTCAAAACTGCCTGCGTCTCGCTGCTGTTGGATGCCTACCAGCGTCGCGACAAGGTTGCGGTGATCACCTTCGCCAAGCGGGAGGCGAATCTCGTGCTGCCTCCGACGAGCAGTGTCGACCTGGCCACCCGGTTGTTGTCCTCGGTGCCGACCGGTGGGCGCACTCCGCTGGCTGAGGGGCTCACGCAGGCTTATGAGCTGATCCGCCGCGAGCGGGTGCGCGATCCGCACCGCAGGGCGCTGCTGGTGGTGTTGACCGATGGCCGGGCCAGTGCGGGCGGGCGCTCCGCGCTACCCCGGGCGCACCGGGTGGCAGCAGGCATCGCCCAAGACGCAGCACAAAGCGGGGCTTTGGGGTGCGTCGTTGTGGACTGCGAGTCTGACCGGGCCGGGTTCCGGCTCGGCCTGGCCCGCGACCTTGCCGCACACCTGCACGCCGAGTATCTGATGCTGAACGACCTTCACCAGGGGCTGGCCGGGGTCGCCTGATCATTGCCTCGCCGCTGTGAGGGTGCTGCCTGCTGCTGGGGTGTCGGCGGGCAGGGATCGCCCTCGCAGCACGGGATGATCCAGCCGCACCCGTCGCAGCGTTCATGTGAGGTCTCCCAACGCATCCAGGTACCGCAGTTCTGGCAGGGCTGGGTCAATTCGGCCATCCGCACACCGTACGGCGGGATGGCGCCCGGAGCAGAGAGCGCGGCTGATGAACCGCCGCTGGCCCAGCCCCGCACCCCGCTGCAGCCTGTTCGACATACGGTGAGTTCGTGACGTGGCAGATCCCTGCGGGCCTGACGATCAGCGACGGCGGTCTGGCGACCCAGTTGGAACGACAAGGCCATGACCTGTCCGGGACGCTGTGGTCGGCAGCGTTACTGGCGCGGGACCCGCAGGCGATCGTGGCCGCCCATCGCGCCTTCCTGGAAGCCGGTTCGCAGGTGGTGACGACGGCCAGCTACCAGGCCTCGTTCACCGGGTTCAGCGCCGCCGGAATCGAAGAGGGCGAGGCCACCAGGCTGATGCGGCTCTCGGTGGCACTTGCCCGACAGGCGGCGGAAGAACACCAGAACACGAGCGGACAGCGCGCCGCGGTGGCTGCTTCCCTCGGCCCCTACGGCGCGGCCTTGGCCGACGGATCGGAGTACCGCGGCCGCTATGGGCTCAGCGGCTGGCAACTGCGCGACTGGCATGCCCGTCGACTGGAACTCCTGGTGAACTCTGGCGCCGACCTGCTCGCCATCGAGACCATTCCCGATGCCGAGGAGGCGCAGGAGATCGTGGGGCTACTGGCCGGGACGGGGATGCCCGCCTGGCTCGCCTACACCATCGATGGCGAGTTCACCCGTGCCGGGCAGCCGCTGGAGGAGGCGTTCGCCCTGGTGCAGGGCGTCGAGGAGATCAAGGCCGTCGGGGTCAACTGCTGCGACCCGCTCGATGTCCTGCCCGCAGTCCGTCGCGCGGCCGATTCCACCAGCCGGCCGGTAGTCGTCTACCCGAACAGCGGTGAGGGCTGGGACGCGGCTGAGCGGGTCTGGACCGGCAGCGGCCACTCGTTGAAACAGTTGGCTCCGGCGTGGGTTCAGGCCGGAGCCCGCATCATCGGGGGCTGCTGCCGGGTCACCCCGGAACAGATTCGCAGCCTGTCCGGGCTGGGCGAAGATCCCAGCTAGGCAGCGGCGGCGGTTTGGTATGCCCGCTGGTGGAAGCTGTCCTGCCCCGGCCCCTACCGCGGCTGGAGTAGGCTTCTCCAGGGTCCACATGGGCTCATCACCACACCGTCGAGGACGGCACAGCAGAGGAAGCCGGTGCAAAGCCGGTACGGTCCCGCCACTGTGTCTCCGGCCCGTCGCGGCCGGGGGAGTCAGGAACTCCGGCCGTCCCCCTGCAATCCCGGGGCGCGGACCCCGAGAGAGGCGAGGCAATGCCACAAGGCCAGCCCGCCGTCATCCCCGATGACGGTCTGACAACGCGCCAACGGCGTAACCGACCCATTGTCGCTGTGCACACCGGCGTCGGTAAAGGAAAGTCCACTGCTGCCTTCGGCATGGCCCTGCGCGGTTGGAACCAGGGTTGGCGCATCGGGGTGTTCCAGTTCGTGAAGTCCGCCAAGTGGAAGGTGGGCGAGGAATCGGTTTTCCAGCAGCTCGGCCAGTTGCACGAGCAGACTGGTGTGGGCGGACCGGTCGAGTGGCACAAGATGGGCGCGGGTTGGAGTTGGACCCGCAGCAGCGCCGGTGAAGACACTGAAGCGGCGCACGCCGAGCATGCTCGTGAGGGGTGGGAAGAGATCAAGCAGCGCCTGGCCGATGAGCGACACGACCTGTACGTGCTCGACGAGTTCGCCTACCCGTTGAAGTGGGGCTGGGTCGATGTGGAAGACGTCGTGCAGACCCTGGCCAACCGGCCCGGCTTCCAGCACGTCATCATCACCGGCCGCAACGCGGACCCTCGCCTCATCGAGGCTGCCGACCTGGTCACCGAGATGACCAAGATCAAACACCCCATGGACGCTGGCCAAAAGGGCCAGCGCGGAATCGAGTGGTGAACCCGGACGCTGCGATGAACCCCCACACGCACCTGCCGCGGGTGCTGCTATCCGCGCCTGCCTCCGGCAGCGGCAAGACGATGATCACCACCGGTCTGCTCGCCGCCCTGCGCGCCCGCGGACTCCAGGTGAGCCCGCACAAAGTCGGCCCGGACTACATCGACCCCGGCTATCACGCCGCGGCTTGCGGGCGGGTCGGGCGCAACTTGGATGCTCACCTGGTCGGCGAAGATCGGCTTATTCCGCTGCTGTTGCACGGGGCGCAAACCCCGGTACCTGCCGACATCGCCGTGATCGAAGGCGTGATGGGTCTGTTCGACGGAGCGCTGGGCCGCCGGGGTTT
Protein-coding regions in this window:
- the mmuM gene encoding homocysteine S-methyltransferase is translated as MTWQIPAGLTISDGGLATQLERQGHDLSGTLWSAALLARDPQAIVAAHRAFLEAGSQVVTTASYQASFTGFSAAGIEEGEATRLMRLSVALARQAAEEHQNTSGQRAAVAASLGPYGAALADGSEYRGRYGLSGWQLRDWHARRLELLVNSGADLLAIETIPDAEEAQEIVGLLAGTGMPAWLAYTIDGEFTRAGQPLEEAFALVQGVEEIKAVGVNCCDPLDVLPAVRRAADSTSRPVVVYPNSGEGWDAAERVWTGSGHSLKQLAPAWVQAGARIIGGCCRVTPEQIRSLSGLGEDPS
- the cobO gene encoding cob(I)yrinic acid a,c-diamide adenosyltransferase, which codes for MPQGQPAVIPDDGLTTRQRRNRPIVAVHTGVGKGKSTAAFGMALRGWNQGWRIGVFQFVKSAKWKVGEESVFQQLGQLHEQTGVGGPVEWHKMGAGWSWTRSSAGEDTEAAHAEHAREGWEEIKQRLADERHDLYVLDEFAYPLKWGWVDVEDVVQTLANRPGFQHVIITGRNADPRLIEAADLVTEMTKIKHPMDAGQKGQRGIEW